A stretch of DNA from Nocardioides sp. Arc9.136:
CCGGGCTGCACCGCTGCTGTGGCGCACCTCTCAGCCCGGGACCCTCCCGACCGGGGCACTGACAAGGGTGCGGTATGGCCCCGTCACAGTGGGTCGTCGGCAAGGAAGCCCTGCGCTGAGCGATCAGGAGAACGACCCGTGCAGCCTGACGGTAACGACGTCCACAGCACCTCCGCCACGAGCGGTCCCGCCCACGACGGGCCGCCCGGCGCGGCAGGGTCGTCGGCGGCGTACGACGCGCTCCTCGTGGGCGGCGGGATCATGTCCGCCACCCTCGCGACGCTGCTGCACCAGGTCGAGCCGACCTGGCGGATCGGCATCGTCGAGCGCCTCGACGAGCTGGCCCAGGAGTCCTCGGGGCCGTGGAACAACGCGGGCACCGGGCACGCCGCGCTGTGCGAGCTGAACTACTCGCCGCAGCGGCCCGACGGGTCGGTCGACGTCAGCAAGGCGATCGAGGTCAACGAGCAGTTCCAGGTCACCCGGCAGCTGTGGTCCTTCCTCGTCGAGAACGGCGCGCTGCCGGACCCCTCGACGTTCATCCACCCCAGCCCGCACCTGTCGTTCGTGTGGGGTGCCGAGAACGTCGAGTACCTCCGCCGCCGCCACGCGCTGCTCGCCGAGCACCCGCTCTTCGCCGGCATCGAGCTCACCGAGGACCCCGACGTCATCGCCGAGTGGGCGCCGCTGCTGATGGCGGGCCGGGACCGCTCCGAGCCGGTCGCGGCGACCCGTGCCCTCGGCGGCACCGACGTCGACTTCGGCTCGCTGACCCGGCAGCTGGTCACCGGCCTCGCCGACAGCGGGGCCGTGCGCCTGCACCTCGGCACCGAGGTGCGCCGGCTGACCCGCACCCCCGAGGGCTGGCACGTGACCGGCACGCACGACTTCGACACCACCGCACGCTTCGTGTTCGTCGGCGCCGGCGGGCAGGCGCTGACCCTGCTCCAGCGCTCGGGCATCGAGGAGATCCGCGGCTACGGCGGCTTCCCGGTCAGCGGCGAGTTCTGGCGCACGACCAACCCCGAGATCGTCGCCCGGCACCAGGCCAAGGTCTACGGCAAGGCCGCCGTCGGCGCCCCGCCGATGTCGGTCCCGCACCTCGACACCCGGGTCGTCGACGGCGCCCCGAGCCTGATGTTCGGGCCGTACGCCGGCTTCAGCCCGCGCTTCCTCAAGCACGGCTCGCTCTTCGACCTGCTGCGGTCGGTGCGGCTGCACAACCTGCGGCCGATGCTGCAGGCCGGCCTGCGCAACCTCGGCCTCGTCGTCTACCTGGTCCAGCAGCTGCTGGCCAGCAAGAAGGCTCAGCTGAAGGAGCTCCAGGCGTTCTTCCCCGACGCCCGCGCGGAGGACTGGGAGAAGATCACCGCCGGCCAGCGCGTCCAGGTGATCAAGGACGTCCCGGGCCAGGGGGGCGTGCTGCAGTTCGGCACCGAGGTGATCACCGCCCGGGACGGCAGCATCGCCGGCCTGCTCGGCGCCTCGCCGGGCGCCTCGACCGCCGTCCCGGCGATGCTCGACGTGATGGCCCGCTGCTTCCCCGACGAGATGGCCGACTGGCGTCCCTCGCTGGAGAAGGCGATCCCCAGCTACGGCCGCCGGCTCAGCGACGACCCGGAGCTGGCGCGCACGGTCCTCGCCCAGACGTCGTACAGCCTCGACCTCGACGGCGCGGCCCCGCCCACCCGCTGAGCGGGCGCCGGGGCCGCGGTCCCGGGGTGGACCCGGTCGCCGGTGGGTTCAGGACCGGCAGATCGCTGCCTCGACGGTGCGGCTGACGGCCGCCAGCTGCTCGAGGTCGTGCGGCAGCGCGTTGACGGTGACGACGGCCCACCGGCCGTCGGCGGTCACCAGGTTGCGGGTGGTGAAGCCCTGGATGTCCCCGCCGTGGCCCCAGCCGGTGACGTCGCAGCCGAGCCGGTGCTCGGCCAGGCCCAGGCCGTAGCGCCAGCCCGGGTCGGCGTCGAAGCCGGGGGCGCGCACGGTCTCCTTCATCTCCGCCAGCTGCGCGGCCGGCAGCAGGTCACCGCCCAGCAGGGCCTGCATGAACCGGCCGAGGTCGCGCGGCGAGGAGACCAGCTGACCGGCCGCCCAGCCCAGCGAGGGGTCCATCCGGGTCAGGTCGTGCCAGCGGCCGCCCCGCTCGTCGCTGTGGTACCCGTGCCCGTGGGTCCCGCGGATCCGCTGCTCGCCCGGG
This window harbors:
- the mqo gene encoding malate dehydrogenase (quinone) — translated: MQPDGNDVHSTSATSGPAHDGPPGAAGSSAAYDALLVGGGIMSATLATLLHQVEPTWRIGIVERLDELAQESSGPWNNAGTGHAALCELNYSPQRPDGSVDVSKAIEVNEQFQVTRQLWSFLVENGALPDPSTFIHPSPHLSFVWGAENVEYLRRRHALLAEHPLFAGIELTEDPDVIAEWAPLLMAGRDRSEPVAATRALGGTDVDFGSLTRQLVTGLADSGAVRLHLGTEVRRLTRTPEGWHVTGTHDFDTTARFVFVGAGGQALTLLQRSGIEEIRGYGGFPVSGEFWRTTNPEIVARHQAKVYGKAAVGAPPMSVPHLDTRVVDGAPSLMFGPYAGFSPRFLKHGSLFDLLRSVRLHNLRPMLQAGLRNLGLVVYLVQQLLASKKAQLKELQAFFPDARAEDWEKITAGQRVQVIKDVPGQGGVLQFGTEVITARDGSIAGLLGASPGASTAVPAMLDVMARCFPDEMADWRPSLEKAIPSYGRRLSDDPELARTVLAQTSYSLDLDGAAPPTR